A part of Winslowiella toletana genomic DNA contains:
- a CDS encoding NrsF family protein has product MADHDLLIEKLSRSADPVKRPLPTRWRVACWMAIALPCGVAASLLVQRTLTDWTQPGVLPTILQLLLSFLLGVLAIRSAFNLSIPGRRVMSWKVFAPLIALWLIASSSNLSAEPLLANIAEGTGCYRFMLVVSLPMIALIIATLRRTRTLYPLRSLAMAGFGVACMAMTMLAFCHPLHFHPLDLLMHLAAIATIVALTMVSGKHWVRLQAFSSS; this is encoded by the coding sequence ATGGCAGATCATGATTTGTTAATTGAAAAACTGAGCCGTTCCGCCGATCCGGTAAAGCGGCCTTTACCGACTCGCTGGCGTGTGGCCTGCTGGATGGCGATCGCACTGCCTTGCGGCGTGGCCGCCAGCCTGCTGGTGCAACGCACCCTGACCGACTGGACGCAACCCGGCGTGCTGCCGACCATCCTGCAACTGCTGCTGTCATTTCTGCTGGGCGTACTGGCGATCCGTAGCGCATTTAATCTCAGTATTCCCGGGCGACGCGTAATGAGCTGGAAAGTCTTTGCGCCATTGATTGCGCTCTGGCTGATCGCCAGCAGCAGCAATCTGTCGGCAGAGCCTTTGCTGGCTAATATTGCCGAAGGGACGGGGTGTTATCGGTTTATGCTGGTAGTCAGCCTGCCGATGATCGCGCTGATTATTGCCACTCTGCGCCGCACGCGGACGTTATATCCGCTGCGCAGCCTGGCAATGGCGGGGTTTGGCGTCGCCTGTATGGCGATGACCATGCTGGCGTTTTGCCATCCGCTCCATTTTCATCCACTCGATTTACTGATGCACCTTGCGGCGATTGCAACCATTGTGGCGCTGACGATGGTGAGTGGGAAGCACTGGGTCAGATTGCAGGCATTTTCTTCCAGCTGA
- a CDS encoding nuclear transport factor 2 family protein: MSFTSPNQAADQLAVVEALYRFAAGIDLRDNALLASALAENAVSDFRPAAAKAGFDYPLLEGRENIVAMLSAALSPFDTTHSVSNPRVSIDGDKAQLEAIVEAQHLPRDDHSRHYLMKNRYQVELVREGESWLIERNTVDNVWRSGDPAVLAGV; encoded by the coding sequence ATGTCATTCACATCCCCTAATCAGGCCGCTGACCAGCTCGCAGTCGTGGAAGCCCTCTACCGCTTTGCCGCGGGTATAGATCTGCGCGATAACGCGCTACTGGCTTCTGCGCTGGCAGAAAATGCCGTATCCGATTTCCGCCCTGCGGCGGCGAAAGCGGGTTTTGACTATCCGCTGCTGGAAGGCCGGGAGAATATTGTCGCCATGCTGTCTGCCGCCCTTAGCCCGTTCGATACCACCCATTCAGTCAGTAATCCGCGCGTCAGCATCGACGGCGATAAAGCACAGCTGGAAGCGATTGTCGAAGCACAGCATCTGCCGCGTGACGATCACTCACGCCACTATCTGATGAAAAATCGCTATCAGGTCGAGCTGGTGAGGGAGGGTGAAAGCTGGCTGATCGAGCGTAATACCGTGGATAACGTCTGGCGTAGCGGTGATCCAGCTGTGCTGGCAGGGGTTTAA
- a CDS encoding protein-disulfide reductase DsbD family protein, which yields MLTAMLAAFIGGIILNLMPCVFPIISLKALGLLRHQGSPASARREGLGFLLGVIVTMMALAGVLLAVRAGGAAVGWGFQLQSPLVVAILALVILGAALNLLGVFEVGLSVQRVGAVSAGGGVFMRSALTGALAIIVATPCSAPFMASAVGYALVQPPAVALAIFAALALGFAAPFTLVSLFPVLAKILPRPGAWMDVLKRGLAFPMFGAYAWLVWVLAQQAGTAALATLLACSVVLGFAAWLYGMAQLRRFAGKGYKVLFAVTAALALAVIVPLPSMMKVGASLPDSQLTENVTPVKWTPQNVDDNRGHGKAIFVNFTASWCITCQVNERTSLSTAAVKDALAKTGALYMVADSTKFNPDVDDALNQFGQGGLPLYVVYPADGSAPKVLPQVLTPGIVVNALNQAAGKKT from the coding sequence ATGCTGACCGCCATGCTGGCCGCCTTTATTGGCGGCATAATTCTTAACCTTATGCCTTGTGTTTTCCCGATTATTTCGCTGAAAGCACTGGGATTATTGCGGCATCAGGGCAGTCCGGCCAGCGCACGTCGCGAAGGGCTGGGCTTCCTGCTGGGCGTGATTGTTACCATGATGGCGCTGGCGGGCGTGTTACTGGCGGTTCGTGCCGGTGGCGCAGCGGTTGGCTGGGGCTTTCAGCTGCAGTCGCCGCTGGTGGTGGCCATTCTCGCGCTGGTGATTCTGGGGGCGGCGCTCAACCTGCTGGGGGTCTTTGAGGTTGGACTTTCGGTGCAACGGGTTGGCGCCGTTTCCGCTGGTGGTGGGGTGTTTATGCGTTCCGCACTGACCGGCGCACTGGCGATTATCGTCGCCACCCCCTGTTCCGCACCCTTTATGGCCAGTGCGGTAGGCTATGCGCTGGTGCAGCCACCGGCGGTCGCGCTGGCGATCTTCGCGGCGCTGGCGCTGGGATTTGCCGCGCCTTTTACCCTGGTCTCGTTATTTCCCGTGCTGGCGAAAATCCTGCCACGGCCCGGCGCCTGGATGGATGTACTGAAACGCGGGCTGGCCTTCCCGATGTTTGGCGCGTATGCCTGGCTGGTATGGGTGCTGGCGCAACAGGCCGGGACCGCCGCGCTGGCGACCCTGCTGGCCTGTTCCGTGGTGCTGGGCTTCGCCGCCTGGTTATACGGTATGGCGCAGCTGCGGCGTTTTGCGGGTAAAGGGTATAAAGTTCTGTTCGCTGTCACTGCGGCGCTGGCGCTGGCTGTCATTGTACCGCTACCCTCTATGATGAAAGTGGGGGCGTCATTGCCAGACAGCCAGCTAACGGAAAACGTAACGCCGGTAAAATGGACGCCGCAAAATGTCGACGACAATCGCGGTCATGGCAAAGCGATCTTTGTAAACTTCACCGCATCCTGGTGTATAACCTGCCAGGTTAATGAGCGGACGTCGCTCTCTACCGCGGCGGTAAAAGACGCGCTGGCCAAAACCGGCGCCCTGTATATGGTGGCGGATTCCACCAAATTTAATCCTGATGTTGATGATGCGCTGAATCAATTTGGTCAGGGTGGATTGCCGCTGTATGTGGTCTATCCTGCCGATGGGAGTGCGCCAAAAGTTTTGCCGCAGGTGTTAACCCCCGGCATTGTGGTCAACGCGCTGAATCAGGCGGCCGGTAAGAAGACATGA
- a CDS encoding YfgG family protein, with protein MNNAMHIRRHKKTGRMTRIVLLISFIILLGRLLYTIPGAIEHYQQKNTPAPAITAPVTTP; from the coding sequence GTGAATAACGCTATGCATATACGACGACACAAAAAAACTGGACGGATGACACGCATCGTTCTGCTGATCAGTTTTATTATTTTACTTGGGCGTTTGCTCTACACGATTCCGGGCGCCATCGAACATTATCAGCAAAAGAACACACCAGCACCGGCAATCACCGCCCCAGTAACCACGCCATAA
- the mgtE gene encoding magnesium transporter gives MSAPASHAQQLAEIRSRILNLLLNNNDLVDTLLEHPHRETEQETQAVEQQTAELQQYIPLLHAADLADILEALPEDERLALWRLIEDERRGQVLVEASESVWESLIEEMSDKAILQAIEPLDIDDQAYLAKYLSRDLTGRLLTSLEPGQRAHVLNMMHFDRDRVGRIMDFNLLTVRADVTLATVQRFLRRQKSVPGGTDKLFVTDKNNTLLGELPLTAILLNTPDKRVLEVMNSKPTTFRLDDKAEDAAGAFERYNLISAAVIDQQGKLIGRVTIEDVVDLVNEESDSNIRKMGGLSPDEDVFAPVKKAVRTRWAWLAVNLCTAFVASRVIGMFEATISQLVALAALMPIVAGIGGNTGNQTITMIVRALALHQVEPGNFSFLIMRELGVALINGLFWGGIMGIVTWLMYDNPQLGGVMMLAMVLNLLLAALMGVLIPLIMTRMNRDPAVGSSVLITALTDTGGFFIFLGLATLFLLQ, from the coding sequence ATGTCTGCACCTGCTTCCCACGCCCAACAGCTGGCTGAGATCCGTAGCCGTATTCTCAACCTGCTGCTGAATAATAATGATTTAGTCGACACCCTTCTCGAACATCCCCATCGTGAAACCGAACAAGAGACCCAGGCGGTCGAGCAGCAAACGGCTGAACTTCAGCAGTATATCCCGTTGCTGCACGCGGCTGACCTCGCGGATATTCTCGAAGCGTTGCCGGAAGATGAACGTCTGGCGCTCTGGCGTCTGATTGAAGATGAACGCCGCGGCCAGGTGCTGGTTGAAGCATCGGAGAGCGTCTGGGAAAGCCTGATTGAGGAGATGAGCGATAAAGCGATCCTGCAGGCGATCGAGCCGCTGGATATCGACGATCAGGCTTACCTGGCCAAGTATCTGTCACGTGACCTGACTGGCCGCTTGCTGACCTCGCTGGAGCCGGGCCAGCGCGCGCATGTATTAAATATGATGCATTTCGACCGCGATCGTGTCGGACGCATTATGGATTTCAATCTGCTGACGGTCCGTGCCGACGTTACGCTGGCGACGGTGCAGCGCTTTCTGCGCCGCCAGAAGTCGGTGCCCGGCGGCACCGATAAACTGTTTGTGACCGATAAGAATAACACTCTGCTCGGTGAGTTGCCGTTAACCGCGATTCTGCTGAATACGCCGGATAAACGGGTACTTGAAGTAATGAACAGCAAGCCGACCACATTTCGCCTTGACGACAAAGCGGAAGATGCGGCAGGCGCCTTCGAACGTTATAACCTGATCTCCGCCGCCGTTATCGATCAGCAAGGTAAGCTGATCGGTCGCGTCACCATTGAAGATGTGGTGGATTTGGTAAACGAAGAGAGCGACAGCAATATTCGCAAAATGGGCGGCTTAAGCCCGGACGAAGATGTGTTTGCGCCGGTAAAAAAAGCGGTGCGCACGCGCTGGGCGTGGCTGGCGGTCAATCTCTGCACCGCCTTTGTCGCTTCGCGGGTGATAGGCATGTTTGAAGCCACCATTTCACAGCTGGTGGCGCTGGCGGCGCTGATGCCGATTGTCGCCGGAATTGGCGGTAACACCGGCAATCAGACCATTACCATGATTGTGCGCGCGCTTGCGTTGCATCAGGTGGAGCCGGGCAACTTCTCATTCCTGATTATGCGTGAACTTGGCGTGGCGCTGATTAATGGCCTGTTCTGGGGCGGCATTATGGGCATTGTCACCTGGCTGATGTATGACAATCCGCAACTGGGCGGCGTAATGATGCTGGCGATGGTGCTGAACCTGCTGCTGGCGGCGCTGATGGGAGTATTGATTCCGCTGATTATGACGCGGATGAACCGCGACCCGGCAGTCGGCTCCAGCGTATTAATCACCGCTTTAACCGATACCGGCGGCTTCTTTATTTTCCTCGGTCTGGCGACGCTGTTTTTACTGCAGTGA
- the tehB gene encoding tellurite resistance methyltransferase TehB codes for MTAADSAKFFAEKYQLSAPHSEIVAAATRIPAGKALDLGCGSGRNSLYLNQLGFDVTAWDKNADSIATLNHIITQESLSNIRTAIQDLDNLRFNGEYDVVFSTVVMMFLQANTIPQMIADMQASTRRDGYNLIVAAMDSSDYPCPLPFPFTFKSGELSHYYRKWHIVKYNEDVGQLFKTDEQGNRISLRFATLLAQKAPTKD; via the coding sequence ATGACAGCAGCAGACAGTGCAAAATTTTTTGCCGAAAAGTATCAGCTTAGCGCTCCCCACTCCGAAATTGTGGCCGCCGCCACACGTATCCCTGCGGGCAAAGCGCTCGATCTCGGCTGCGGCAGCGGACGCAATTCGCTGTACCTCAATCAACTCGGGTTTGATGTAACCGCCTGGGATAAAAACGCCGACAGCATTGCCACGCTAAACCATATTATTACACAGGAGTCGCTCAGCAATATCCGCACCGCCATCCAGGATCTCGATAATCTGCGCTTTAATGGCGAATACGATGTTGTCTTTTCCACCGTGGTGATGATGTTCCTGCAAGCGAACACCATTCCGCAGATGATTGCCGATATGCAGGCCAGCACCCGCCGCGACGGTTATAACCTGATTGTCGCCGCGATGGACAGCAGCGATTACCCCTGCCCCCTGCCCTTCCCGTTCACCTTTAAATCCGGTGAACTCAGCCACTATTACCGCAAGTGGCATATTGTGAAATATAACGAGGATGTCGGTCAGCTGTTTAAAACCGATGAGCAAGGTAATCGCATCAGCCTGCGTTTCGCCACGCTACTGGCGCAAAAAGCGCCGACTAAGGATTGA
- a CDS encoding EAL domain-containing protein, with translation MRKTFRYRYFSTHWWGLPLLLPLILMPLSSHFSARLQLAEGDVYLIYLPLAMMVAMLMVFDWAALPGICIALLFRYAMIIPPGQALIASVLFLAGICISWAGYRMHARNRWGVGFGALGMAPVRLFWLAFFLPTLMLILLQMVVTLGVLPEASAIFSRDPFTIRTLINFQALLLSCASVLQVYYWLIRVIKHPRFALILWRRLKQQIAEEATLRELICWAVLMTLVLAVLTHFRVDRANLLTSDYTLTLLLPLMLWAAMRFGYLMTSLSWSLILLALYQFREQFLDMQTQLQHLAIISSNLLVFTVTIFMMAALGTHQRRIIIKAKRAALTDPVIGLPNLRALSADLSARVHSTLCFLRIPELDLLSRTYGLQLRIQYKRCLAGHLRPFMRAGEEVYQLPGFDLALRLESDAPLVRVEEIAARLKNYRLTWDGLPLQPSVGLSFCSVRPPVSHLHELLGELSAMAEVSLNSGLPENLQQGGIPVQRKVKDKLAMLHEVQFALDNDRFVLLAQRIQGLRGDDYHEILLRMVDTQGEQLKPEIFLPVVHEFGMSWEIDRWVLEQTLSFIDEHRQSLPGARFAVNLFASTMCRPHLAKEIAMMLRHYHIEPWQLIVEVEESHMLSDLTWGNRSINQLRELGCQVAIDDFGTGYASYTRLREIQADILKINGSFVRNILISSLDYHIIESICCVARLRRMKVVAEFVESDDIATALRKMGVDYLQGYAISLPQRLETLAPAGGAEINP, from the coding sequence ATGCGCAAAACTTTCCGTTACCGATATTTCAGCACACACTGGTGGGGACTGCCGCTGCTGTTGCCGCTGATTCTGATGCCGCTTTCCAGCCATTTCTCCGCACGTCTGCAACTTGCCGAAGGTGATGTTTATCTGATCTATCTGCCGCTGGCGATGATGGTAGCGATGCTGATGGTATTTGACTGGGCGGCGCTGCCGGGGATCTGCATCGCGCTGCTGTTTCGCTACGCGATGATTATCCCGCCGGGCCAGGCGCTGATTGCCAGCGTATTGTTTCTCGCCGGAATCTGTATCAGCTGGGCCGGTTATCGCATGCATGCGCGTAATCGCTGGGGCGTTGGCTTTGGTGCGCTGGGTATGGCGCCAGTGCGACTGTTCTGGCTGGCCTTTTTTCTGCCGACACTGATGCTTATTCTGTTGCAAATGGTGGTGACACTGGGGGTTTTGCCGGAAGCCAGCGCTATTTTCTCACGCGATCCTTTCACTATCCGCACGCTGATTAACTTTCAGGCGCTGTTGCTCTCCTGCGCTTCGGTGTTGCAGGTCTATTACTGGCTGATTCGCGTTATAAAACATCCGCGTTTTGCGCTGATTTTATGGCGGCGATTAAAGCAGCAGATTGCCGAAGAGGCTACGCTGCGCGAGTTGATCTGCTGGGCAGTACTGATGACGCTGGTGCTGGCGGTGCTTACCCATTTTCGCGTCGACCGGGCGAACCTGCTGACCAGTGACTACACCTTAACTCTGCTGCTGCCGCTGATGCTGTGGGCGGCGATGCGCTTTGGCTATCTGATGACATCACTGAGCTGGTCGCTGATTTTGCTGGCGCTGTATCAGTTTCGTGAGCAGTTTCTCGATATGCAGACGCAGTTACAGCATCTGGCGATTATCTCCTCCAACCTGCTGGTGTTTACCGTCACCATCTTTATGATGGCGGCGCTGGGCACCCATCAACGGCGGATTATTATTAAGGCGAAACGCGCGGCGTTAACCGATCCGGTGATTGGTCTGCCGAATCTGCGCGCGCTCAGCGCCGACCTCTCGGCGCGTGTCCACTCGACGCTCTGTTTTTTGCGTATTCCCGAACTCGACCTGTTGAGCCGCACCTACGGTCTGCAACTGCGTATCCAGTACAAACGCTGTCTGGCTGGCCATTTGCGCCCCTTTATGCGCGCGGGTGAAGAAGTGTATCAGTTGCCGGGCTTCGACCTCGCTCTGCGGCTGGAGAGTGACGCCCCGCTGGTGCGTGTGGAGGAGATTGCCGCACGGCTGAAGAACTATCGCCTGACCTGGGATGGTTTACCGTTACAGCCGAGTGTCGGCCTGAGTTTTTGCAGCGTCAGGCCGCCGGTCAGCCATCTGCATGAGCTGCTCGGTGAACTCAGCGCCATGGCGGAGGTGTCACTGAATAGCGGGTTGCCGGAAAACCTGCAGCAGGGCGGCATCCCGGTACAGCGTAAAGTCAAAGATAAGCTGGCGATGTTGCATGAAGTGCAGTTTGCGCTGGATAACGACAGATTCGTGTTGCTGGCGCAGCGCATTCAGGGGCTGCGTGGCGATGACTATCACGAAATATTGCTGCGTATGGTGGATACGCAGGGTGAGCAGCTGAAACCAGAAATATTTCTGCCGGTGGTGCATGAGTTTGGTATGAGCTGGGAAATTGACCGCTGGGTGCTGGAGCAGACACTGAGCTTTATTGATGAACATCGCCAGTCATTGCCCGGAGCGCGCTTTGCCGTCAACCTGTTTGCTTCCACGATGTGCCGTCCGCACCTGGCGAAGGAGATCGCCATGATGTTGCGCCACTACCATATTGAACCCTGGCAGCTGATTGTGGAGGTGGAAGAGTCACATATGCTCAGTGACTTAACCTGGGGCAATCGTTCGATTAATCAGTTGCGTGAGCTGGGATGTCAGGTGGCAATCGATGATTTTGGCACCGGTTACGCCAGTTATACCCGTCTGCGCGAGATTCAGGCGGATATCCTGAAAATCAATGGCAGCTTTGTGCGCAATATTCTTATCAGCAGTCTGGACTACCATATTATTGAGTCAATCTGCTGCGTCGCGCGGCTGCGGCGCATGAAGGTGGTGGCGGAGTTCGTTGAATCTGACGATATCGCCACCGCTTTGCGGAAAATGGGGGTGGATTATCTGCAGGGCTATGCCATCAGCCTGCCGCAGCGGCTGGAGACACTGGCGCCAGCGGGTGGCGCAGAGATCAATCCTTAG
- a CDS encoding DUF3750 domain-containing protein, translating to MSLLKVISIVFICVLLLSFGQSLAQSMRKGESTSAQGWMTARRDSAGIAPDARQYRNLAIVQVYTAQTYGWRGLFAVHPWIIFKRAGETQYHRYEVISWGSSDVVRHNYTVPDGFWFGAKPGLLLEHRGAAAEAMIPHIEAAIKSYPWPHTYHAWPGPNSNTFLAHIGREVPELKLNMPANAIGKDYRALTNPIGLPPSGKGVQLSLLGVLALTVGAQEGLEVNILGLNLGVNIAPPALRLPFIGQLAAATAEKPDSGY from the coding sequence ATGAGCCTTCTTAAAGTGATCAGTATCGTTTTTATCTGCGTGTTGTTGCTGTCATTTGGTCAGAGTCTGGCGCAGTCGATGCGTAAAGGTGAAAGCACCAGCGCTCAGGGCTGGATGACGGCGCGCCGCGATTCTGCCGGGATTGCGCCTGATGCGCGTCAGTATCGCAATCTGGCGATTGTGCAGGTCTATACCGCCCAGACCTATGGCTGGCGTGGACTGTTTGCCGTCCACCCGTGGATTATCTTTAAGCGCGCCGGCGAAACTCAGTATCATCGCTATGAAGTGATTAGCTGGGGCAGCAGTGATGTGGTGCGCCATAACTATACGGTGCCGGATGGTTTCTGGTTTGGCGCAAAGCCGGGACTGCTGCTGGAGCATCGTGGCGCGGCGGCGGAAGCGATGATTCCGCATATTGAAGCGGCGATTAAAAGTTATCCGTGGCCGCATACTTATCACGCGTGGCCGGGGCCGAACAGCAATACCTTTCTGGCCCATATTGGCCGCGAAGTGCCGGAGCTGAAGCTGAATATGCCGGCTAATGCCATCGGCAAGGATTATCGTGCCCTGACCAACCCGATTGGCTTACCGCCGTCAGGTAAAGGCGTGCAGCTCTCCTTACTGGGCGTGCTGGCGCTGACTGTTGGCGCGCAGGAGGGGCTGGAGGTCAATATCCTCGGCCTGAATCTCGGCGTGAATATTGCGCCTCCGGCGCTGCGCTTGCCGTTTATTGGTCAGCTGGCCGCGGCAACGGCGGAAAAGCCGGACAGCGGATATTAA
- a CDS encoding sigma-70 family RNA polymerase sigma factor, whose product MVMCDAARESWPGLMARAQAGDQHAYTQLLKALVPVIRSLAHKHIADEVLVEDVIQDVLLTLHRVRHTYDPQYPFLPWLMAIVSARAVDALRRRGRYQRWEAEESAASDNIADSNAGQQESREELGIFLRQLPLRQREIVEHVHLREMSLTEAAAHNNLSVAAVKSLLHRALKNLRRFGAHHGRS is encoded by the coding sequence ATGGTTATGTGCGATGCGGCGCGAGAAAGCTGGCCCGGCTTAATGGCACGCGCCCAGGCGGGTGATCAGCACGCCTATACGCAGCTGTTAAAAGCGCTGGTGCCGGTTATTCGTTCGCTGGCGCATAAACATATCGCGGATGAGGTGCTGGTCGAGGATGTGATTCAGGACGTGCTGCTGACGTTGCATCGGGTGCGCCACACCTATGATCCGCAATATCCGTTTCTGCCATGGTTAATGGCGATTGTCTCGGCGCGCGCGGTGGATGCGTTGCGGCGTCGCGGCCGTTATCAGCGCTGGGAGGCGGAAGAGAGCGCCGCGAGCGACAATATTGCCGACAGCAACGCCGGACAGCAGGAGTCGCGCGAGGAGCTGGGGATCTTTTTACGTCAGCTTCCGTTGCGACAGCGGGAGATTGTCGAGCACGTGCATCTGCGCGAGATGAGTCTGACGGAAGCCGCTGCGCATAACAACCTGAGTGTGGCGGCGGTGAAGTCGTTATTGCATCGCGCGTTAAAAAATCTTCGTCGTTTCGGAGCCCATCATGGCAGATCATGA
- a CDS encoding winged helix-turn-helix transcriptional regulator, translating into MACNGDSASRLLLDQITDKWSVLILTVLCKQPQRFNEIKRQLEGITQKSLTQSLRRLERNGILARRVIPASQIAVEYSITPLGRTLEAPFQALYLWTVSHSAAVMQAQAQYDQRTVEEI; encoded by the coding sequence ATGGCGTGCAATGGCGACAGTGCAAGCCGTTTATTGCTGGATCAGATCACCGATAAATGGTCGGTACTGATCCTGACGGTGCTCTGCAAGCAGCCGCAGCGCTTCAATGAAATTAAGCGGCAGCTGGAAGGTATTACGCAAAAATCGTTAACCCAGAGTCTGCGCCGTCTTGAGCGCAACGGCATTCTTGCGCGGCGGGTGATCCCTGCTTCGCAGATCGCCGTGGAGTACAGCATCACGCCGTTAGGGCGCACGCTGGAAGCGCCGTTTCAGGCGTTGTATTTGTGGACGGTCAGCCATTCAGCGGCAGTGATGCAAGCGCAGGCGCAGTATGATCAGCGCACAGTTGAGGAGATATAA
- a CDS encoding peroxiredoxin: protein MNRIKNLVCSLSIATAIGLSFVALPGEAALPAGAKAPNFELQGALGGKPLTFSLQKALQKGPVVLYFFPAAFSAGCTIEAHAFAEASDSFNKMGATVVGVTAGNTDQVDEFSKLECRDKFAVAADPGAKVAAEYNTLMQMKGKTLSDRTSYVIAPDGNILLSYTDRNPDAHIQKTLDAVKHYSESHPQTAAAN, encoded by the coding sequence ATGAACCGCATAAAAAATCTTGTTTGCAGTCTGAGTATCGCAACGGCCATCGGCCTTTCTTTCGTCGCGCTGCCTGGCGAAGCCGCGCTGCCCGCCGGGGCGAAAGCGCCCAATTTTGAGTTGCAGGGCGCGCTGGGCGGCAAGCCGCTGACTTTCTCCCTGCAGAAGGCGTTGCAGAAAGGACCGGTGGTGCTCTATTTCTTCCCCGCAGCCTTTAGCGCCGGTTGCACTATCGAAGCCCATGCGTTTGCTGAAGCCAGTGACAGCTTTAACAAAATGGGCGCGACGGTGGTCGGTGTAACCGCTGGCAATACCGATCAGGTCGACGAATTCTCGAAACTGGAATGCCGCGATAAATTTGCCGTTGCAGCAGATCCGGGCGCGAAAGTCGCTGCTGAGTACAACACGCTTATGCAGATGAAAGGTAAAACCCTCTCGGACCGCACCTCATATGTTATCGCCCCGGATGGCAATATCCTGTTGAGCTATACCGACCGCAACCCCGATGCGCATATCCAGAAAACCCTCGACGCGGTGAAGCACTACAGTGAATCTCATCCGCAAACCGCGGCTGCCAATTAA